GCATAGCGGGCGGCCAGGTAACGGACGATGGCGTTGGACTCCCAGAGCACCAGGCCGTCGTCTTCCAGCAACGGCACCAGGCCGTTGGGATTGAGCGCCCGGTACGCCGGCTCGTTGACCAGGCCGAAGGCACCGCCGGCATCGATGGCCTGGTAGGCCACCCCGGCCTCCTCCGCACACCACAACGCCTTGCGCACGTTGGTCGAGTTCTTGCGCCCCCAGATTTTCAGCATCGAAGCTTTCCTTGTTGCCAGTGCCCCGGACATGGGGCTGCAGGCATGCACCCTAGCAGCCTGGGCGCCAGAGAAAAGACGGCAATGTTGATGTTACCTATCGACAGCCTTCATGGCGGCCACCTCGGCCTGCAGGTCGCCGCTGAGAAACGCCGCGCCTTCGCTGAACAGGTGCGGGTAATGCTGCTGCAGATGGCCGAAGAACAGCTCCAGCGGCAGGTCGTCGAACTGGCCATGGTCGTGCAGGTATTCCATGTAGCGCTCGCCCGCATCGTTGTACGGGTGGAACAGACTGTCACTGCGTCCGTCGAACTCCAGCGGCGCCACCTTGAACAGTCGGCACAGGGCCAGGTTGAACGCCGGCGTGGCCTTGACCCAGCGGCCGTCGAGCAGCAGCGCGGTGTAGCCGTGCATGGCGAACACCTCGCTGCGCAGGATTTCCAGCAGGCGCGGGGTGGACAGGTGGTTGCGCACGTCGGCCAGGCCGATCCGCGCGGGAATCCCGCAGTGCCGGGCGCAGGCCGCCAGCAACAGGGCCTTGGGCACGCAGTAGGACTCGCCGACCTGCAGCGCGTGGCTGGCCTTGAGCGTCTGCGGGTCGCGGCTGAAGGTGTAGGGGTTGTAGCGAATCTGGTCGCGCACCGCCAGGTACAGGTTGACTGCCTGCTCGCGCGGGTCGCGGCTGGCCCCGCGCCAACGTTCGGCGAACTCGACCACCAGCGGGTGGTCACTATCCAGGTAACGGCCGGGTTGCAGGCAGGACTGCATAAGCACTCTCCAGAGGATTTGCTCCAGTCTATCCAGGCGTCCTGCCGCAAAAAGCGGCGATCCGGCCAAGCTCACCGCCCTTGTCGCCAACCCGGCACAAAACAGGGGCCAAGCTCGTGCGGGGCTCGCCCGCCATCATGGAGGATTCAGCATGCTCGCCATCTGGCTTGTGCTACTGGTGCTCGGCACCACCTACCTGATCCATCGGCGTACCGCGGCCGTCACCACCCTCGCCCTGCTCGCCGCCTACCTGGTCGCCATGGCCATGTTCGCCAGCGCGCCCGCCTGGCTGCTGCTTCTGCTCGGCGCCGCATGGCTGCTGCCGAGCCTGGCGCTGGCCCTGCCCGAGCTGCGCCGCAAGCTGTTCAGCGCGCCGCTGTTCGCCTGGTTCCAGCGGGTATTGCCCCCCATGTCGGCGACCGAGCGCGAAGCCATCGAGGCCGGCACCGTGTGGTGGGACGGCGAGCTGTTCAGCGGCCGGCCGGACTGGCACAAGCTGCTGGCCTACCCGCAAGCACGGCTCAACGAGGAAGAACAGGCCTTCATCGACGGCCCGGTGGAAGAGCTCTGCGCCATGGTCAGCGACTGGGATATCGGCCAGCGCCTGGATCTGCCGGAAAAGGCCTGGGAACACATCAAGCAGCACGGTTTTTTCGCCCTGATCATTCCCCGGGAATATGGTGGCAAAGGTTTCTCCGCCTACGCCCACTCGCAGGTGGCGATGAAGCTGGCGACCCGCAGCGGTGACCTGGCTTCCACCGTGATGGTGCCCAACTCCCTCGGCCCGGCCGAACTGCTGCTGCACTACGGCACCGAGGAGCAGCGCAACCACTACCTGCCACGCCTGGCCCGCGGCGAGGACATCCCCTGCTTCGCCCTCACCGGCCCGCTGGCCGGCTCCGATGCCGGCGCCATGCCGGACGTGGGGATCATCTGCAAGGGCCAGTGGCAGGGCGAGGAAGTCCTCGGCCTGCGCCTGAACTGGGAGAAGCGCTATATCACCCTTGGCCCGGTAGCCACCCTGCTCGGCCTGGCCTTCAAGGCCCACGACCCGGATCACCTGCTCGGCGACCGGGAAGACCTCGGCATCAGCCTGGCGCTGATTCCCACCGACACTCCCGGGGTGGAAATCGGTCGCCGCCACCTGCCACTGGGCGCCGCCTTCATGAACGGGCCGAACGCCGGCAAGGATGTGTTCATCCCGCTGGACTACCTGATCGGCGGCCCGGAGTACCTCGGTAAGGGCTGGATGATGCTGATGAACTGCCTGTCGGTCGGCCGCTCCATCTCGCTGCCGGCGGTGGGCACCGGCGCGGCCAAGTTCACCAGCCTGGTCAGCGGCCAGTACAGCCGCATCCGCGAGCAGTTCAACGTGCCGCTGGCAGCTTTCGAAGGTATCCAGGAAGCGCTGGCGCAGATCGGTGGCAATGCCTGGCTGATGGACAGCGCGCGCCGGCTCACCGCCAGCGCGGTGGATCTCGGCGAGAAACCCTCGGTGCTGTCCGCGGTGCTCAAGTACCACCTGACCGAGCGCGGCCGCAGCTGCATCGCCCACGCCATGGATATCCACGGTGGCAAGGGCATCATCATGGGCCCCAACAACTACCTGGGCCGCTCCTGGCAGGCCGCGCCGATCTTCATCACGGTGGAAGGCGCCAACATCCTCTCGCGCAACCTGATGATCTTCGGCCAGGGGGCGATCCGCTGCCATCCCTATGTGCTCAAGGAGATGGCCCTGGCCGGGCGTACCGACCACCAGCAGGCCCTGCACGAGTTCGACGAGCTACTGCTGCAGCACCTCGGCTTCGCCGTCGGCAACGCCGCCAGCAGCCTGCTGCTGGGCCTGAGCCTGGGGCGCTTCGGCGACGCGCCGGGAGACAACCTCAGCCGCCCATACTTCCGCGCCCTCGACCGCCTCGCCGCCGCCTTCGCCCTGCTCGCCGACAGCAGCATGCTGTTGCTCGGCGGCGAGCTGAAGCGCCGCGAACGCCTGTCCGCCCGCCTCGGCGACGTACTCAGCCACCTGTACCTGGCTTCGGCCGCGCTCAAGCGCTACCACGACCAGGGCTGCCCGGCGCAGCAGCAGGCGTTGCTGCGCTGGGCGCTGGAAGACAGTCTGCAGCGCGGCGAACAGGCGCTGGAGGCGCTGCTCGACAACTTCCCCAGCCGCGCCTTCGCCTGCCTGCTGCGCATGCTGACCTTCCCCCTCGGTCGCCGCCACCGCGGCCCGGGCGACCGGCTGGATGCCGAGGTCGCCGCCATCCTCGGCCGGCCGCGCGGCGATGCAGCTCTGGAAGCCATCCTCGATGGCTGCTATCGCCCGCATGGCGACCAGGATCCGGTCGGCGCCCTGCAGCATGCCGCGGAGCAACTGGACACCGTACAGCCGCTGCACCGGAAACTGCGCCAGGCCCTGCATGAAGATCGCCTGCAGCCCCTGGCCGGCGAAGACCTGATCGATGCCGCCGAGCGCAGTGCCCTGCTCGCTGCCGACGAAGCCAGCAGCCTGCGCCAGGCCGAAGCGGCACGGCGACGGGTGATCGATGTCGACGATTTCAGCCAGGAGGAACTCAAGCT
The window above is part of the Pseudomonas alcaligenes genome. Proteins encoded here:
- a CDS encoding acyl-CoA dehydrogenase; the protein is MLAIWLVLLVLGTTYLIHRRTAAVTTLALLAAYLVAMAMFASAPAWLLLLLGAAWLLPSLALALPELRRKLFSAPLFAWFQRVLPPMSATEREAIEAGTVWWDGELFSGRPDWHKLLAYPQARLNEEEQAFIDGPVEELCAMVSDWDIGQRLDLPEKAWEHIKQHGFFALIIPREYGGKGFSAYAHSQVAMKLATRSGDLASTVMVPNSLGPAELLLHYGTEEQRNHYLPRLARGEDIPCFALTGPLAGSDAGAMPDVGIICKGQWQGEEVLGLRLNWEKRYITLGPVATLLGLAFKAHDPDHLLGDREDLGISLALIPTDTPGVEIGRRHLPLGAAFMNGPNAGKDVFIPLDYLIGGPEYLGKGWMMLMNCLSVGRSISLPAVGTGAAKFTSLVSGQYSRIREQFNVPLAAFEGIQEALAQIGGNAWLMDSARRLTASAVDLGEKPSVLSAVLKYHLTERGRSCIAHAMDIHGGKGIIMGPNNYLGRSWQAAPIFITVEGANILSRNLMIFGQGAIRCHPYVLKEMALAGRTDHQQALHEFDELLLQHLGFAVGNAASSLLLGLSLGRFGDAPGDNLSRPYFRALDRLAAAFALLADSSMLLLGGELKRRERLSARLGDVLSHLYLASAALKRYHDQGCPAQQQALLRWALEDSLQRGEQALEALLDNFPSRAFACLLRMLTFPLGRRHRGPGDRLDAEVAAILGRPRGDAALEAILDGCYRPHGDQDPVGALQHAAEQLDTVQPLHRKLRQALHEDRLQPLAGEDLIDAAERSALLAADEASSLRQAEAARRRVIDVDDFSQEELKLGRGKVR